In the Opitutales bacterium genome, CTGCGGTCCAGGAAAATTATAATTCCTATGGGATGCCTGTGCCCTTGTATTGAAAAGCCATGCCCTCACCAGATCTTACGCTAACCGAACACATCGCGGCACTACTCCCCGACGGTGTAGCAGTGGTTGCTGGGAGGATTGAGGATCTACAAGATCCCCTCTTCGTCTCGGAGAAATCGGCAGTAGCGCGTGCCATCCCGAAGCGTGTGCGTGAATTTACTGCAGGCCGCACCGCCGCGCGCAGAGCCATGTCTCAGCTTGGCGTGTCCCCAACCGCACTACCGCCTCTTGAGTCTAGAGCCCCAGCGTGGCCAGAAAGCATCGTCGGAGCGATCACGCATACAGACACACTCGCAGCAGCCATTGTGGGGGAAGCAAAGCACATGAGAAGCCTCGGATTAGATTTGGAAGACACCCACCGCCTAGAGCCTAAACTGTGGGGCACCTTGTTCACCAAAAACGAGCAGCGCTATCTCACCAGCTTGCCCGTAGGTGAACAACAACGTAGCGCCACCCTATTCTTCAGCGCCAAAGAAGCCTTCTTCAAATACCAGTTTCCCCTCACCCAAGCCTGGGTCGGTTTCCATGACGCCGAGCTACACCCCACAAGCGACAGCACACTCAGCCTGAAGCTTTTGCGCAGCGACCTCCCTGCCCTCAGACACCCACAACCCACCATCCAATACAGATTCGGCCCCACCTGGGTCGTCACCACAGTCCACGACTAGCTTACCGGAAACGCCAAGCCCCAGCTTTGCTCCGGTAAGCTTCCGCGAAAAAAGGATCAGATAAATAGAGTCCAAGGGCATCTGCTATAAGGGACGCGACGCTTACGGACTCACCCTATTCCAAGGCCCATCTGGTAATCCATTCCATTCATTGGTAACAAGGATATCCTCTATGATCAGGCCACCTTCACGCGCGTGAAAATCTAGTTTTACCTCACCGGGGCCGAAGGTGGCACTATTACCTTGCCATGAAACCCAGGTCCAATCTCCAACCTCTGTCTCGACCATCATCCAATTACCATTAGTATCTTTCATGCCACGTGGATGAAACCAAAATGAATTTGAACCGCCCCCTTTTGCTTTTGCCTTAAACCAGAAACGTAGTGCTTCGGTCCTTTCTAACTCAAATTCAATTGTGAAATCAGGTTTAGTATTAGCAAAAATTCTCTTGGCTGGTGAATCTAATATAGCTTTT is a window encoding:
- a CDS encoding 4'-phosphopantetheinyl transferase superfamily protein, with translation MPSPDLTLTEHIAALLPDGVAVVAGRIEDLQDPLFVSEKSAVARAIPKRVREFTAGRTAARRAMSQLGVSPTALPPLESRAPAWPESIVGAITHTDTLAAAIVGEAKHMRSLGLDLEDTHRLEPKLWGTLFTKNEQRYLTSLPVGEQQRSATLFFSAKEAFFKYQFPLTQAWVGFHDAELHPTSDSTLSLKLLRSDLPALRHPQPTIQYRFGPTWVVTTVHD